The stretch of DNA AAGACACCTCCATATTCACCGGCAGCCGCAGGGTATTAGCCACGGGCGACCAGGCGTTGGCGTGGGCCACGAGGTCATCCAGCTCTTCCCGGCTGGCGTTGCCTTCAATCGCCACCTTGACCCGGATATCGCTGAAGCCCAGGCGCTTTTCCGACAGGTCGCCAATGCCCCAAACGCCGGTGATGTTGATGTCGCCCTCCAGCTCCAGCTCCAGCTTGGTGAGCTGAATGTCGCGGGCGATCGCATTGGCGTGGATACCCACCGAGAGGCAGGATCCCAGCGCTGCCAGCACCGCCTCCGAGGGGTTGGGTGCAGTGTCCTGGCCCAGTAGGGTAGGGGGCTCGTCAATCACGTGGGCAGG from Leptolyngbya sp. KIOST-1 encodes:
- a CDS encoding OsmC family protein, whose amino-acid sequence is MTQLTAESQGLRPVSQEGLKELTDKARSNPNKVATVRAKTVLEGQFRNLNYVRDLPAHVIDEPPTLLGQDTAPNPSEAVLAALGSCLSVGIHANAIARDIQLTKLELELEGDINITGVWGIGDLSEKRLGFSDIRVKVAIEGNASREELDDLVAHANAWSPVANTLRLPVNMEVSLA